The genomic window TGCTCCACGGGTTCGACCGATTGGTCCGCGTTGACGGCTGAGGGCCCGAGTGCCGGCGTCCCTGCACACGACACCGACCGGGCGTCTGCCTTGCCCCCGTGGGATCCGCCTCCGCGCGGCGACCGGGTGGGCCAGGTCCGGCGGTCGCGGGGATTGGACGCCGGCCTGCATCCGGGAGGGCGAGGCTCGCGGGATTCAAACTCCTATCCCAAATCGGCCGCGGATCAACCGTCGTCGCCGATGGCCTCGACGGGGCACTCCTCGAGCGCGCTGCGGCAGGCCGCCTCCTCCGCCGGGCCGTTCGGCTGGCGGAGGACGAAGCTGCGGCCCTCCTCGTCGTTGCGGCCGAAGTTCTCCGGGGCGGTCTCCCGGCAGAGGTCGCAGTCGATGCACGTGGCGTCGACGTAGAACCGGCCGGGGACGTTCTCGGGGACTCTCTCGCTCAGGTCAGCCATGGTCACGACTCATCGAGGGCCGCTTGCTGCGCCGGATCAGGCTTCCTTGGCGTTGATCCAGGGCATGAGGGCCCGGAGCTTCTTGCCGACCAGCTCGACCGGGTGCTGCTTCTCGAGCCGCCGCGTGGCCTTGAAGGCGGGCTGGTTGGCCTTGTTCTCGAGGATCCACTCGCGGGCGAACTGGCCGCCGCGGATCTCCGCCAGGATCTTCCGCATCTCGGCGCGGGTCTGCTCGTTGACGATCCGGGGGCCGCGGGTGTAGTCGCCGTACTCGGCCGTGTTCGAGATGCTGTATCGCATGTAGTTCAGGCCGCCCTGGTACATCAGGTCCACGATCAGCTTCAGCTCGTGGAGGCACTCGAAGTAGGCGCTCTCGGGCTGGTAGCCGGCCTCGACGAGCGTCTCGAAGCCCATCTTCACCAGGGCGCTCACGCCGCCGCAGAGGACGACCTGCTCGCCGAAGAGGTCCGTCTCGGTCTCCTCCGCGAAGGTGGTCTGGAGCACGCCCGCGCGGGTGCCGCCGACGCCCTTGGCGTAGGCCAGCGCCAGGGCC from Aquisphaera giovannonii includes these protein-coding regions:
- a CDS encoding ferredoxin; this encodes MADLSERVPENVPGRFYVDATCIDCDLCRETAPENFGRNDEEGRSFVLRQPNGPAEEAACRSALEECPVEAIGDDG
- the ilvC gene encoding ketol-acid reductoisomerase translates to MPALMYYDQDADLGLLKGKTVAIIGYGSQGHAQAQNLRDSGCNVVVGQRPGSANYDLAVRDGFKPVSAAEAAEAGDLVNILLPDEVQAEVYARDIRPNLKPGNLLLCSHGFNIHFGQVVPPAGVDSALVAPKGPGHLVRSEYVKGGGVPCLIATADDCTPAGKALALAYAKGVGGTRAGVLQTTFAEETETDLFGEQVVLCGGVSALVKMGFETLVEAGYQPESAYFECLHELKLIVDLMYQGGLNYMRYSISNTAEYGDYTRGPRIVNEQTRAEMRKILAEIRGGQFAREWILENKANQPAFKATRRLEKQHPVELVGKKLRALMPWINAKEA